The genome window TTTGGTAAGgaagattttgaaattactaGAACGTTCGGTACGTAAAGCGAAAGCGCGCGTCATCTATTTTCTATAAACGCACTACGTTATGGTCCACTGGACGAATTCGTGGAACAAATTTCGTCGACAAAATTTCCTCGATCCACGATCGCATCCGACCTCGCACGTACGTTACTCTTTTCGATAAACGGTTACCCCttgctgaaattttatttcaaacgtcTACTAGATAAGAAGAagtagcaaaaaaaaaaaaaaaacaaaaaagaattaatcgtCGAGAAAATGAGCAATCTGTAGCTGAATTCAAGGCTGATTAAACTATCGCTTCCGAGAGCGATCAAACTCTTACTGTTTTATACTTATACTATCTCGTTCTTTCGGTGGTGGGAAACATCGTGAAAGAACGTAAATCCCTTCAGTGTCTTGAAGGAGTTGGCGAGCTTCGACCTAATCGTGTTTTCGGATCATCCGCACCCATACGCGCCCATCTATACGTTCATGCCATTATACGTTCTTCCTTTAATGAGCGAGAATAACACGAAGACATGTACAATGGTATCGTcggtaatttaaaaatgatagattttaataaatatcttttaatggGTTCGTTCTCCGATTCATATCGAGTTAAACTTTTGCATACGCCGCATAATTGGCTATGCCGCatcgatttttgtttttagcCAGACGCATATATCCATTTTCACCCCATCCGTTACCCCACCAGTTCTTCAGAATCCATTCGGTTGGCGTGTATCCAACGATCACCATAGCGTGATTCACCATGTCCGAGCTACAAACTTCGTCATCGTAGACTCCTGTGCtgcgaaacaaaattttcttaccTTTGTAACTAGGaaagaacaaaagaataaaaaaaaaaaaaaaaacgaaataacaagGAAGGAAATGCGAGGATGGAAGGTACAGAAGATCGCGTACTATGCTTTCGATCGAGCAATCGTAAAAACTTTTTTGCAAGTATGTAGAAACTTCCGCGCCTCTTTTTAATTCGTAAACGACAGTTCAATGACTTCGGTTCGTTGCCGTTTCAGGGTCATCGCATAAACGATGCATCAAAGGTTATCGTACGAGTGGACCAATTTCTTTGAACATCTGTCAGAGGGGGATGATACGAGTTTTCGTACTTTCATCTTTCGCGTAAACATTCATTAAACACGGATCGGTCGCGTGTCGAAAGCGCTTTGTTCGTTTGCTTCCTACGCCCTTTTGTTTCATACAACAGCTCTATTTAATTCTCCACTCCCTTTCGATTCTCATTTTCGTTACTCATTTTCGTTTTACTATCATCTGGAATACCACGATATTGTTTGCCCTAACAGCCCCGATAATCTTGACTtccaagaaataaaaaatactcaCTGATAAAGTTGAAACGTTTTTGGACTGGCATTTACCGAAGCAGCTATTGGACCTATGGTAGCTACGGCAGCTTCCAAAGCTTTTTCGTCACGTGCTGGTAAAACTGCCCATGAAGTGATGTTAACTACGCTCAAGTCTTCTACAAAACGACACGGACCTTGCTATCCTCCAAAAGCAAACATATCATTGGTGGATGATTATCTTTCCCtcctatacatatacatgtatacatactAATCTACGATACATGAAACACATAATCCGAGCGTAATTCGATATCGTTTGGACTTTCTTCGATATTGATTTCGTTGCCTCATGTTTGTTGACATTCGCAAATTCCTAATGTAtacattttgtttaaaaatatatttgttacttCAGCCACGAGCTGAATATACTTAAATCAGCATTTGGAGATAAGATATATTATGAAACACGAGGGATAACGGAAATCTCGATACCAATGGTCTACGAACGAACTTACCTACAGTAGCTACGACAAGTATTTGcacgtataattaataaacataaaatcgttGTGCGAACACTTTTTCTAACCACTGTACGTTATAGTCGaagtataatgaaataaaataaagaatgtcTTTCCAAGTATAGTAGCATTATCAGGATCGAGAACAGTTCGTGTTTTGTCTCAACATTTCGTATGTCAGCGCTATCGTAAAGAAAAGAGacaaagaagaggaaaaatagAAGGGAACGTACTTTCGCTGTATACGAATAACGGTTTTGAGGCATTAGACCTTTTGCCTTTTCGAGATATCTCAGTGTGTTTCTCAGAGAACCTCCCGAACAACCTAAATTTCCAGTAGACGTACTGCAATCGATCAACTGTTGCTCGCTCAATGGAATCAACATTCCTGTTTTTTTGAAGATTTGTCCTTGAATGCTGGTGGCTACCGAGTACGCGTAACAACTTCCGCAGTCTCTTTGATTTTCTGGCGGCGTTTTAAATCCCAGTTCGCGCCAATCAAGCTGCGGTGGAATTCTTCGAGGATCGTGTAAAATCGCTCCAACTATCGGTTCATTTGATACACGCCGCTTACGACTAGGAATTAGTTTTACctagagaataaaaaaaagaaaaagccaaACCGTTATGCAAcaaagaagaattttctttcaatttttctcgtAACTGAAtgttcgtggaaaatttaaatttgtggTAATGTGCGTGCTGcgcataatatgaaaaaatatggaGAATATATTCGCTAGATGGCAGTCCGTACTGTTGGTTATAGTATgattagaaaatgaaagaatttatttactaCCGAATAATAATATCCGTTTTACGATAGCTCTCTTAGAATACGAACCATTTCTCGAATATATTGCCTAGTTCCGAGATCGGCAATGTGATTGTCTCTCAATGTGTAGCTGTGATGACCCGCAGCTGCCATCATATTGTGCTTATAAATCGTTATTAGATTTTCTTCCCAAGCTATCCTTCGGTTAGTCTCAAGATTTCCAGAGTAACTTTTATTGTAACGAGTCTGCGACAACAGTAATATCTTAGAACAAAGTATTATAACATACGGTACGTACGATGGAGTACAAAATTttgctgaaatatttaataattcaacaaGGTCcacgtaatatttaattaacgaatcagacctttatttatattctctacttcttttatgtatattccTAAGGATACTAATTTGCATTACAATCCAGCATAATTGTAATATTGATCGAAGATGTTCAAGTAAGACGCTTATAGTACCTTGTACAAGTTCCAATATTCATCTAGTCGATCCGATACTTCTTGAGGAAAACGATTTCGTTTGTCAAACACTTGGATGCCATAGATACCCCATATAACTGAAAGGAGAACTAAAAGGACACAAAGACGAAGAGACATCGCGAATGCAACCGTATTAAAAATCGGCACGATAACACGCGAATCGTTGTTTTTTCTGTAGTTCGATCAACTGACTCAAGCGTTCGTT of Bombus pascuorum chromosome 6, iyBomPasc1.1, whole genome shotgun sequence contains these proteins:
- the LOC132908424 gene encoding procathepsin L isoform X3 → MMAAAGHHSYTLRDNHIADLGTRQYIREMVKLIPSRKRRVSNEPIVGAILHDPRRIPPQLDWRELGFKTPPENQRDCGSCYAYSVATSIQGQIFKKTGMLIPLSEQQLIDCSTSTGNLGCSGGSLRNTLRYLEKAKGLMPQNRYSYTAKQGPCRFVEDLSVVNITSWAVLPARDEKALEAAVATIGPIAASVNASPKTFQLYHTGVYDDEVCSSDMVNHAMVIVGYTPTEWILKNWWGNGWGENGYMRLAKNKNRCGIANYAAYAKV
- the LOC132908424 gene encoding procathepsin L isoform X1, whose product is MSLRLCVLLVLLSVIWGIYGIQVFDKRNRFPQEVSDRLDEYWNLYKTRYNKSYSGNLETNRRIAWEENLITIYKHNMMAAAGHHSYTLRDNHIADLGTRQYIREMVKLIPSRKRRVSNEPIVGAILHDPRRIPPQLDWRELGFKTPPENQRDCGSCYAYSVATSIQGQIFKKTGMLIPLSEQQLIDCSTSTGNLGCSGGSLRNTLRYLEKAKGLMPQNRYSYTAKQGPCRFVEDLSVVNITSWAVLPARDEKALEAAVATIGPIAASVNASPKTFQLYHTGVYDDEVCSSDMVNHAMVIVGYTPTEWILKNWWGNGWGENGYMRLAKNKNRCGIANYAAYAKV
- the LOC132908424 gene encoding cathepsin 8 isoform X2; this translates as MSLRLCVLLVLLSVIWGIYGIQVFDKRNRFPQEVSDRLDEYWNLYKTRYNKSYSGNLETNRRIAWEENLITIYKHNMMAAAGHHSYTLRDNHIADLGTRQYIREMVKLIPSRKRRVSNEPIVGAILHDPRRIPPQLDWRELGFKTPPENQRDCGSCYAYSVATSIQGQIFKKTGMLIPLSEQQLIDCSTSTGNLGCSGGSLRNTLRYLEKAKGLMPQNRYSYTAKQGPCRFVEDLSVVNITSWAVLPARDEKALEAAVATIGPIAASVNASPKTFQLYQSLR